The DNA sequence GGCGATCCGGAACAGGTACTTGGCCCGGTCGCGGCCGGGCATCGGACCCCAGACCCGCTGGTACGCCGTACGCGCGGCGGCCACCGCCCGGTCGACGTCGCCGGGGCCGGCCTCGGCGACCTCGGCGAGGACCTCCTCGGTGGCCGGGTTGACGGTCTTGCGGGCCCCGCCGTCGGTCGGGTCGACGAACTCGCCGTCGATGAACAGGCCGTACGAGTCGCGGATGGTGACGACCGAGCGGGACTCGGGTGCCGGTGCGTAGTCGAACACGCTGATCAGTCCAGGGTGACGTAGTCGGGACCGGAGTAGACCCCGGTGTGCAGCTTCGACCGCTGCATCAGCAGGTCGTTGAGCAGGGTGGAAGCGCCGAACCGGAACAGGTCGGGGGTGAGCCACTCGTCGCCGGCGGTCTCGTTGACCAGCACCAGGTACTTGATCGCGTCCTTGGTGGTGCGGATGCCGCCGGCCGGCTTGACGCCGATCCGCCGCCCGGTGGCGGCGTAGAAGTCCCGTACCGCCTCCAGCATGATCAGGGTGACGGGCAGGGTCGCGGCGACCGGCACCTTGCCGGTGGAGGTCTTGATGAAGTCGCCGCCGGCCAGCATCGCCAGCCAGGAGGCGCGGCGCACGTTGTCGTAGGTGGCCAGCTCCCCGGTCTCCAGGATGACCTTGAGATGGGCGTCGCCGCAGGCCTGCTTGACCGCGACGATCTCGGCGTACACCTGCTCGTAGCGGCCGGCGAGGAACGCCCCCCGGTTGATCACCATGTCGATCTCGTCGGCGCCGGCGGCGACTGCCGCCCGGGTGTCGGCCAGCTTCACCTCCAGCGGCGCCTGCCCGGACGGGAAGGCGGTGGCCACGCTGGCCAGGTGCACGCCGGAGCCGGTGAGCGCCTCGGCGGCGGTCGGCACCATCGACGGGTAGACGCAGACCGCGGCGACCGGTGGGCAGTCCGGGTCGGTCGGGTCGGGGCGGCGGGCCTTGGCGCACAACGCGCGTACCTTGCCGGGGGTGTCGGCGCCTTCGAGGGTGGTCAGATCGACCATCCGGACGGCCAGGTCGATCGCCCACGCCTTGGCCGTCGTCTTGATCGACCGGGTGCCGAGCGTCGCGGCCCGCTGCCGCGCGCCGACCTCATCGACGCCGGGCAGCCCGTGCAGGAAGCTACGCAGGGTTGCCGCGTTCCGCCCCACCTCGGCCAGATCGTGGCGCGCGGGTGCCGGGGTGCTCACCGCTGCCATGCCGCGAGTCCTGTCATGCCCGCGAGTCTACGTCGCCAGCGAGTTCACGATCTTGGCCGTCGGCTGATCGGACGAGCAGACTTAACGGCGCTGTTGGCCTACCGTTACATCATGTTGGCCCCGGTGACCCACCGTGCCTGACGTGCGAGCAGTGCACTTCACCGACACGTACCTGCCCCGCCGCGACGGGGTGGTCACCTCGCTGCGGACTCTCGCGGCGGCGTCGGCCGCCGCCGGGCATCCCGGCCTGATCGTGGTGCCCCGGCACCCGGACCAGCCGACCGAGGCGGACGTGCTGCGGCTACGTGCGCTGCCCTGCGGAGTCGCCGACCTGCGGTTGTCGCCGTGGCTGCTGCGCGGCGCCGCCGCCACCGGCACCATCGCCGAGATCGCCGCCCACGCCCCGGACGTGGTGCACGTGCACACCCCCGGACCGGTCGGGCTGCTCGGCGTCCTCACCGCCCGCCGGCTCGGTCTGCCGCTGGTCCAGACCTACCACACCGACCTGCACGCGTACGCCGACGCGTACCGGGTGCCGGCCCGTGCGCTCAGCGCCGGCGTCCGGCTGTACGCCCGCCGGCTCGGCGTACCCCGCCCGGCGGCGGCACCGGCCGGCCACGCCCGTGACCACCGGCCGATGGCCAGCGGCGCCGTCGCCCGCCGCCGGGCCGCCATGGACGCCACCAACACCCTGCTGCTCGGCGGCGCCGACGCGGTGGTGGTGCCGACCCGGGCGGTGCTGGACCGAATCCACCTGCCGGTGCCCGCCGACCGGGTGCACCTGGTGCCGACCGGGGTCGCGGCCCGCCGCACCACCGCCGACGAGATCAACGCCTTCCGGTACGGCCACGGCATCACGCCCAGCGACCGGGTGGTCCTCTACGTGGGTCGGATCAACCGGGAGAAGGGCATCGACCTGCTGATCACCGCGTTCGAGCGGGTGCTGGTCGGCTGCCCGACCGCCCGGCTGGTGCTGGTCGGTGCCCTGTACGAGCCGCGCTGGCTGGCCGCGCTGCTGCGCACCATCGACCCTCGGGTGGCTGCCCGGATCACCCTCACCGGCCAGCAGGGTCCGGAGGTGGTGGCTGCGGCGTACGGGGCCGCCGAGGTGTTCGCGTTCGCCTCGCAGACCGACACCCAGGCATTGGTCCTGCAGGAAGCCGGCCTGGCCGGGGTGCCGGTGGTACTTGTCGACCGGGCGTTGCACGCGCACGGCGCGCTTGCCGGCGCCGCACTGCGCACCGAGCCGCAGCCGGGTGCGCTGGCCGGCGGGGTGCTGCGGCTGCTGCTCGACCCGGACACGGCCCGCCGGCAGGCGGCCGCGGCGGCGGCCCGCTGCGCCGAACACACCCCGGCCCGCTACGCCGAGGCGATCCGTGAGGTGTATGCGTCGGCCGCCGGGCTGGCGAGTAGGTTCAACGACCGTGGACGTACTCGTCGTTGATCAGTCGTCAACCATGACTGAGGGGCACCTAACTGGATGATCATCCGGTCGGACAGACGTATGACCCTCGCGTCCTGCTGGCTGGGATCCCGGCCGATCACCCGAGGTCAATGCCGTAGCGATCCACTTACGGTGAGATCTTCAAACGGGGACTCCACTGCCGGAGGCGCATCACCGATGATGCTCGAACGACTGTCCACACCGATTATCGCCGCCGCCGCGCTCGCGGCTGGCGTCGCGGCACACGCCGCGATCTCCCGCACCCGCAGCCGCGCCGTGGCACGCGCGTACGCGGATGGGTTCATGGACCGGCACCGCCTTGACCGGCACCGCCTTGGCCGGCCCGTCGTCCGATCTGGAGACTGAGCCGGGGCGGGGGGCGGGGGTGGGGCTGAACCCCTCATCGAGGACCCCCCCCCCGGCTCAATGTCAACTTTAGATCACTAGCAGTTACGTTGGGCCGGTGTGTGCAGGAGCTGCACCACAGTGCCGGGCGAGCGCCGCTGCGGCGGCCCGACCAGTGGAGAACGGGCCGAGCCGGTCTGACTCGTCCAGCCGTGCGGCTGTCCACCCGCCGAGCAGCCGCCCCGGCTCCGACCACAGGTACCCGAGCAGCACGCCGTCGCACGCCGCCACCCACCTGGTGGCCCGTTGGTCGACGGGCGCGTACCGCAGCCCTGGATGGGACATCACGGTGTCCAGCGCGGCAGCCGCCAGCATCTCAGCCTCGGCCTCGTCGACCGCCGTAGCGGCCGCGGTCAGCTTTTCCAACGCCTGGACCCGGTCCATGATGGTCACCTCTCGCCCCGTATCGGCAGATCGTCGTACACGTACGTCACCCGGCGGGCATCCGACACCACCTGCAACGCCTCCAGCGGCCGGCCGGTGACGTCTCGCGTCGTGCGCCACAGCTCAAGCACCCAGCCCACCGCCGCCAAGCCCAGGTCCGATTGCTCGGCCAACGCAGCAGGCCGCGCCGACAGCTCCTCGCTCGCGGTCGCCGGCCGCATGCCGGCAGCGGCCAACGCGGCGTACACGCCGCCGACCACCTTGCCCTGCCCGGCGAGCGCCGTGCCCGCCACCAGGTCACGCGGCATCCACGACTCATGCAGCTGGACGACACGGCCGTCCATCAAGTGGCGACGGCGGCGCAGCACCATTGAGGCGCCGGCAGGCAGAGCCAGCCGCGCGGCTACGCCGGGTGGTGCAGGTATGGCCTCCTCGACCGATACGACTTCCACCGACCCGTCGATGCCCTGGTCGGCGCAGGCGGTCTCCCACGGGCCGAGGTTCGCCCGAGTGCGGGCGGGGTCGGCGACGGCTGCGTACCGCGCCAGCGCCAGCCGCACCGGTGGCGCCGCGACTCGCGTTCCTGCGGCCCGGGCCGACTCGAGTACGCCGGCGGCGCGCAGTTCGGCCAGTGCCCGACGCACCGTCTCCCGTGACACGCCGTACCGCTCTGCCAGGGCGTGCTCGGTCGGGATCTGGGCGCCGGGCGCGTACTCGCCCGCCGCGATCGCCTCGCGGAGGTCCGCTGCGATCTCCCGATAGCCCGCCATGTGGCCCAGTTTAGGCGTACGCAAAGCCTTGACGTCGCGTCGTTACTGCGGTCACACTCAGTCCAACGCTTTGCGTACGCAAAGATGGGCGGGCCGCTCAGCCGCCCAGCCGGCCCGGTCCTGATCGGCATCCAGCGCGCGGATCCGCGGGGCCGGGCCACCCCGGATCGGCGGCGGTCCGGCCGGGTTCCCCCGTGCTCGCCGGGCCGCCGCCCCGCTGACTCGAGGAGCGCGAAGATGATCGGGAAGTGGTTCCTCCGCGACGCAGGCGTGGTCGACGTCGTCCGTCCGGTGCCCGGCCGCCGCCGGTGGGTCGACCAGCCCGCCCGGCCGACCGACACCCGGCCTGCGACCCGCACCGACCGTGCCGACCAGCGCGGCGGCAACGGCGGCCGCACCATCCTGCCGTGACCGGCACGTCCAGACCGGCCGCCCCGGCCGTCGAGCCGGCACACACCCCGCACCGGCCGACGTGGGACTGCGTCGTGTGCCCGGACGGTACGCCCTGGCCGTGTTCGCCGGCCCGCGTCCAGCTGGCGGAGGCGTACGCCAGCGAACCGCTCGCGCTGTCGGTCGACATCGGCGAGATGCTGACCGTCGCGGCTCGCGAGGCGGGTATCACCGACCCTGCCGAGCTGCACGAGCGGTTCGTGGCGTGGACCTGGATCGACGGGAGTCCAACGCGGTGACCGCGATGGACGACGGGCCGATCACCGATCAGGACATCGACGACGCGGCGGCCGGCGCCGTGCACGCACACGCCGCCGGCCACCGCTGTCACACCGACTGCCCCGGCACCGAGGACTGCCCGCAGCTGGTGTGGGCCCGTACCCGCCGGGCCATCGCCAAGTACCGCCTGGTGCGGCGATCCATATGACCGGGCCGATGGACGACGCCACGGCGGCGCGAATACTGGCCATCCACCACGGCCCGCCACCACCGGTCTGGCCACGATGCCCGGAGTGCGAGCCCGAGGGGTGCCCCGACCTGATCCGCGCGGTGCAGTGGCGCGCGGACCGACGGGATGAGCTGGACGATGCCGGCGTGGCCGACCATCCGCTGCTGTCGTGGCGGTGGCCACGCCGGACCACCCTGCTCTCAAGGCCATGGCGGTGCACCGTGCCGTCACGGCCGTGATCGTCGTCCGGGTCTACGGTCGGAG is a window from the Solwaraspora sp. WMMD792 genome containing:
- a CDS encoding GntR family transcriptional regulator, giving the protein MAGYREIAADLREAIAAGEYAPGAQIPTEHALAERYGVSRETVRRALAELRAAGVLESARAAGTRVAAPPVRLALARYAAVADPARTRANLGPWETACADQGIDGSVEVVSVEEAIPAPPGVAARLALPAGASMVLRRRRHLMDGRVVQLHESWMPRDLVAGTALAGQGKVVGGVYAALAAAGMRPATASEELSARPAALAEQSDLGLAAVGWVLELWRTTRDVTGRPLEALQVVSDARRVTYVYDDLPIRGER
- the deoC gene encoding deoxyribose-phosphate aldolase, which translates into the protein MAAVSTPAPARHDLAEVGRNAATLRSFLHGLPGVDEVGARQRAATLGTRSIKTTAKAWAIDLAVRMVDLTTLEGADTPGKVRALCAKARRPDPTDPDCPPVAAVCVYPSMVPTAAEALTGSGVHLASVATAFPSGQAPLEVKLADTRAAVAAGADEIDMVINRGAFLAGRYEQVYAEIVAVKQACGDAHLKVILETGELATYDNVRRASWLAMLAGGDFIKTSTGKVPVAATLPVTLIMLEAVRDFYAATGRRIGVKPAGGIRTTKDAIKYLVLVNETAGDEWLTPDLFRFGASTLLNDLLMQRSKLHTGVYSGPDYVTLD
- a CDS encoding glycosyltransferase — protein: MRAVHFTDTYLPRRDGVVTSLRTLAAASAAAGHPGLIVVPRHPDQPTEADVLRLRALPCGVADLRLSPWLLRGAAATGTIAEIAAHAPDVVHVHTPGPVGLLGVLTARRLGLPLVQTYHTDLHAYADAYRVPARALSAGVRLYARRLGVPRPAAAPAGHARDHRPMASGAVARRRAAMDATNTLLLGGADAVVVPTRAVLDRIHLPVPADRVHLVPTGVAARRTTADEINAFRYGHGITPSDRVVLYVGRINREKGIDLLITAFERVLVGCPTARLVLVGALYEPRWLAALLRTIDPRVAARITLTGQQGPEVVAAAYGAAEVFAFASQTDTQALVLQEAGLAGVPVVLVDRALHAHGALAGAALRTEPQPGALAGGVLRLLLDPDTARRQAAAAAARCAEHTPARYAEAIREVYASAAGLASRFNDRGRTRR